The following are encoded in a window of Flavobacterium cupriresistens genomic DNA:
- a CDS encoding PorV/PorQ family protein, whose translation MNIGVDAAALGMSSAVVSSTNDVNSVYWNPAGLTHLEDHQISLMHANYFANIAQYDYIGYASPIDDRSAWGISMIRFGVDDIMDTTELIDNQGNIDYNRIRLFSTADYGFTFSYARKLPIEGFQYGVNAKVIRRIIGKFANSWGFGFDFGLQFERNDWKFGLMLRDITTTYNVWNIDEEEYKKISDAIPGENNTLPESTEITLPKAQLGVSRKIDFHYDYSLLIATNLNMRFEQTHDIISSKIVSIDPAVGFEFGYTDLVFLRAGAGNFQNVTQLDNTEKLSFQPNIGLGFKYKGIQVDYALTDLGNQSTALYSNIFSIKVDLGIFR comes from the coding sequence ATGAATATCGGCGTTGACGCTGCTGCACTTGGGATGTCAAGCGCTGTTGTATCCTCTACAAATGATGTAAACTCCGTTTACTGGAATCCTGCCGGTTTGACTCATCTTGAAGATCACCAAATATCCTTAATGCACGCCAATTATTTTGCCAACATTGCGCAATACGATTATATTGGTTATGCGAGTCCGATTGATGACAGAAGTGCCTGGGGAATCTCGATGATTCGTTTTGGCGTTGATGATATTATGGACACGACCGAACTAATCGACAATCAGGGAAACATTGATTACAACCGAATACGCTTATTCTCAACAGCAGATTATGGTTTTACGTTTTCATACGCCCGAAAATTGCCTATAGAAGGATTTCAATATGGGGTAAATGCAAAAGTGATTCGTCGTATTATTGGAAAATTTGCGAACTCTTGGGGATTTGGTTTCGATTTTGGACTTCAGTTTGAAAGAAACGACTGGAAATTTGGTTTAATGCTCCGGGACATCACTACTACTTATAATGTCTGGAATATTGATGAGGAAGAATATAAAAAAATCTCAGACGCTATTCCGGGAGAGAATAATACCTTGCCCGAGAGTACCGAAATCACGTTGCCAAAAGCACAATTGGGCGTGTCCAGAAAAATAGATTTTCATTATGACTACAGCCTTTTAATTGCCACCAACCTTAATATGCGTTTTGAGCAAACACATGATATTATTTCCTCCAAAATTGTAAGTATCGATCCGGCAGTAGGTTTTGAGTTCGGCTATACAGACTTGGTTTTCTTAAGAGCCGGAGCCGGAAATTTTCAGAATGTAACACAACTGGACAACACCGAAAAACTAAGTTTTCAACCGAATATAGGATTAGGATTTAAATATAAAGGTATTCAGGTAGATTATGCTTTGACTGATTTGGGTAATCAAAGTACTGCTTTGTACTCTAATATTTTTTCGATAAAAGTAGATTTAGGTATCTTTAGATAA
- a CDS encoding DUF4105 domain-containing protein, with protein MKKVIFKITFFTLLLLSSTIGFSQNVPLSKDAKVSVITCGLGNETYSYFGHTAIRVSDPLTNIDVVYNYGAFDFSTPNFVAKFTKGDLQYFVIAHSYAEFIDNYNYEKRSVYEQELLISQDLKQRLFDKLNTTLLSEDRFYTYKFIDKNCTSMVVDVINNTLGKNTITKKGDTDITYRSILYPYFDGHFYEKLGTSIIFGTKVDQLGTRIFLPFELKNSLEKTTFQNRPLASASKTLLSFEKETPTSWWNNIYTYLIVLAFVILVHNRIVDKIYLLILSLMGIFFVSVGFYSFHLELSMNYNVLLFSPLLLILLFLSIIKNKKWTYRFTVLHLLFLIVYTIFLINKAHFFIVLPMIITSGFVLVRVAIRNKKRIPIII; from the coding sequence ATGAAGAAAGTCATTTTTAAAATAACGTTTTTTACTTTATTATTATTAAGTTCTACTATTGGTTTTAGCCAAAATGTACCCTTGTCAAAAGATGCTAAAGTAAGCGTTATTACTTGCGGTCTTGGCAACGAAACGTATTCTTATTTTGGACACACCGCCATTCGCGTTTCCGATCCTTTGACCAATATTGATGTTGTTTATAATTATGGTGCTTTTGATTTCAGCACTCCTAATTTTGTTGCAAAATTCACAAAAGGAGATTTGCAGTATTTTGTTATTGCCCACTCGTATGCTGAATTTATTGACAACTATAACTATGAAAAACGAAGTGTTTACGAGCAGGAATTACTTATTTCGCAGGATTTAAAACAAAGACTTTTTGACAAACTAAATACAACACTGCTTTCTGAAGATCGTTTTTATACCTATAAATTTATTGATAAAAACTGTACTTCGATGGTTGTAGATGTAATCAATAACACTTTAGGAAAAAACACGATTACCAAAAAAGGCGACACTGATATCACATACAGATCTATACTGTATCCTTATTTTGACGGACATTTTTATGAAAAGTTAGGAACGAGCATTATTTTCGGAACCAAAGTGGACCAATTGGGAACCCGTATCTTTTTACCGTTTGAATTGAAAAACAGTTTAGAAAAAACTACTTTTCAAAATCGTCCCTTGGCCAGTGCAAGTAAAACACTTTTGAGTTTTGAAAAAGAAACACCAACATCTTGGTGGAACAACATTTACACTTACCTTATTGTACTCGCCTTTGTAATTTTAGTACACAACAGAATAGTAGACAAAATCTATCTTTTAATTTTGTCGTTAATGGGAATCTTTTTTGTTTCTGTTGGATTTTATTCTTTTCATCTGGAGCTATCGATGAATTATAATGTGCTTTTATTCAGTCCGCTGTTGTTGATTCTACTATTTCTTTCTATAATCAAAAACAAAAAATGGACTTATCGATTTACAGTTTTACATCTGCTTTTTCTAATCGTTTATACCATCTTCCTGATCAATAAAGCACATTTCTTTATTGTTTTGCCAATGATAATAACGAGTGGCTTTGTTTTAGTACGAGTAGCAATCCGAAACAAAAAACGGATTCCTATTATCATCTAA
- a CDS encoding exopolysaccharide biosynthesis polyprenyl glycosylphosphotransferase, producing MFLNNKIHFEISERKVLLHILDAISVLSALFLLSVTFDFKYFEFSSANYYWEIVLIFYIYMFGSIFEMYNLQVASNQLQILKSTIFTTSTTVIVYLLTPILSPELPKHRIAIVVFYFAILFSLLAWRYLYVYFLASHRFVQNVVLICNQNQVEELVLGLENVDPHYKIVGFVNSDSVVQEDLGFHYVKKIKREDLEDFVSKHNISEIVIASQNTDGITTELYQKLLHLLEGGNIIREYTQVYESKTQRIPVHYISRDFYRFFPFSRSNNNKLYLFQVRFFEFFFSFVGLIICCVFIPFIFIGNLIGNKGSLFYTQERVGKNGVVFKIYKFRTMVENSESDGVAFATSGDRRVTPFGKFMRKSRIDELPQFFNVIIGDMAVIGPRPERPFFVDEIAQRMPFYETRHVIKPGLTGWAQVNYSYGESIEESLIKLQYDLYYIKHRSVFLDLSITFKTITTIVFYRGQ from the coding sequence ATGTTTTTAAATAATAAAATTCATTTCGAAATATCGGAACGGAAAGTACTACTTCATATTTTAGATGCTATTTCTGTCTTAAGCGCACTTTTTTTGTTGAGTGTTACTTTTGATTTTAAGTATTTTGAGTTTTCAAGCGCAAATTATTACTGGGAAATTGTATTGATCTTTTACATCTACATGTTCGGCTCTATCTTCGAAATGTATAATTTACAGGTCGCAAGCAATCAGCTTCAGATTCTTAAGAGTACTATATTTACTACCAGTACAACCGTAATTGTGTATTTACTGACTCCCATTTTATCGCCGGAATTACCCAAACACAGAATCGCAATTGTGGTATTTTATTTTGCTATTCTCTTTTCATTATTAGCCTGGAGATACCTGTATGTTTATTTTTTGGCTTCGCACAGATTTGTACAGAACGTAGTTTTAATATGCAATCAGAATCAGGTCGAAGAATTGGTTTTAGGGCTTGAAAATGTTGATCCTCATTATAAAATTGTGGGTTTTGTAAACTCAGATTCGGTAGTTCAGGAGGATTTGGGTTTTCATTACGTGAAAAAAATCAAAAGAGAAGATCTGGAAGATTTTGTTTCTAAACACAATATCTCAGAGATTGTCATAGCCTCCCAGAATACGGATGGAATAACGACTGAGTTGTACCAGAAGCTACTCCATTTATTAGAAGGCGGAAACATAATTCGGGAGTATACACAAGTTTACGAAAGCAAAACGCAGCGTATTCCGGTGCATTATATTTCAAGAGACTTTTATCGGTTTTTCCCTTTTAGCCGAAGTAATAATAATAAGTTGTATTTGTTTCAGGTTCGTTTTTTCGAATTCTTTTTTTCGTTCGTGGGTCTGATAATCTGTTGTGTTTTTATTCCTTTCATTTTTATCGGAAATTTGATTGGGAATAAAGGGAGTTTGTTCTATACGCAGGAAAGAGTAGGTAAAAATGGCGTTGTTTTTAAAATATATAAATTTAGAACAATGGTAGAAAACTCAGAATCTGATGGAGTGGCTTTTGCAACTTCAGGGGATAGACGTGTTACTCCGTTTGGAAAATTTATGCGCAAATCCAGAATAGACGAATTACCACAGTTTTTTAATGTTATTATAGGAGATATGGCCGTTATTGGACCAAGACCCGAACGTCCGTTTTTTGTAGATGAAATTGCCCAGAGAATGCCTTTTTATGAAACAAGACACGTTATAAAACCCGGTCTTACCGGTTGGGCACAAGTCAATTATTCTTACGGTGAATCGATAGAAGAAAGTCTGATAAAATTACAATATGACTTGTATTACATCAAACACAGAAGTGTTTTTCTGGATTTGAGTATTACATTTAAAACCATTACTACAATTGTGTTTTATCGCGGACAGTAA
- a CDS encoding O-antigen ligase family protein has product MKNPKLIYIYLLVIHAAIAVLVFILPFTSKIYALSICAFGLIYIVKNKNKNNEVLIMSAYVITVEVFLRMTNGAILNEFGKYAVILFMFIGIIYSGFSNRAFIYWIFFILLIPSVILSVFSLNMDTDIRKAIVFNISGPVCLGISSIYCFQRRITFDRLKVVITALALPLVSIAAYLFMYSPSVKDVVRGTDSNFATSGGFGPNQVSTILGLGIFVFFVQLLLNSKSKLLIAVNGFLVLVFAFRGIVTFSRGGVMTGIVMIVLLLIVLYKQGNVKSKAKVGLVIILTFLAGVGVWGYSSMQTSGLINKRYANQDAAGREKKSKLSGREVLIASEFQMFLDNPILGVGVGKNKEIREEETGIEAASHNEITRMMAEHGTLGIIDLLILLFTPLLFFVNNRQNVFVLSFWAFWLLTINHAAMRLAAPAFIYALALLSVQINIPEKPEHSLD; this is encoded by the coding sequence ATGAAAAACCCGAAACTAATATACATATACCTTCTCGTTATCCATGCAGCAATTGCTGTGTTGGTTTTTATTTTGCCGTTTACCTCAAAGATATACGCTTTGTCGATCTGCGCTTTTGGACTTATTTACATAGTGAAAAATAAAAACAAAAATAATGAAGTTCTGATAATGTCGGCATATGTTATTACAGTTGAGGTGTTTTTAAGGATGACAAACGGTGCTATTTTAAATGAATTTGGTAAATATGCTGTTATACTCTTTATGTTTATAGGGATCATCTATTCCGGTTTTTCGAACCGGGCATTTATCTACTGGATCTTTTTTATTTTGCTTATTCCAAGTGTGATTTTATCTGTTTTTTCCTTAAATATGGATACAGACATCAGGAAAGCAATTGTTTTTAATATTTCAGGACCAGTTTGTTTAGGGATTTCGTCTATTTACTGTTTTCAGAGAAGAATAACTTTCGACAGATTAAAGGTGGTGATAACGGCCTTGGCTCTGCCTCTGGTTTCTATTGCTGCTTATCTTTTTATGTATTCTCCAAGTGTGAAGGATGTTGTAAGAGGAACAGATTCTAATTTTGCAACTTCAGGTGGATTTGGCCCCAATCAGGTATCAACTATTTTAGGCTTAGGAATTTTTGTGTTTTTCGTACAACTATTATTGAACTCTAAAAGTAAGTTGCTCATAGCGGTTAACGGTTTTCTTGTCCTCGTTTTTGCTTTTAGGGGAATTGTTACTTTTTCAAGAGGAGGGGTAATGACCGGTATTGTAATGATTGTTTTGCTTCTAATTGTCTTGTACAAACAAGGAAATGTAAAGTCTAAGGCGAAAGTTGGTTTAGTGATCATCCTTACATTTCTGGCAGGAGTAGGGGTCTGGGGATACTCGTCAATGCAAACCAGTGGATTGATTAATAAAAGATATGCTAATCAGGATGCAGCAGGAAGAGAGAAAAAGAGTAAATTATCGGGTAGAGAAGTTCTTATCGCTTCCGAATTTCAAATGTTTCTTGATAATCCTATTCTGGGAGTAGGGGTAGGAAAGAATAAAGAAATCAGAGAAGAAGAAACAGGTATTGAAGCGGCTTCTCATAACGAAATAACCAGGATGATGGCTGAACACGGGACTTTAGGCATAATAGATTTGCTGATTTTATTGTTTACTCCGTTATTGTTTTTTGTAAATAACCGCCAAAATGTATTTGTCCTTTCATTTTGGGCTTTTTGGCTATTAACAATTAATCACGCGGCTATGCGATTGGCAGCTCCGGCCTTTATATATGCTTTAGCGCTGCTTTCTGTTCAAATTAACATTCCTGAAAAACCTGAACATTCACTGGATTAA
- a CDS encoding glycosyltransferase has product MRIVQLIDSLETGGAERMAVNYANALAKKITFSGLIATRKEGLLLSQIDEKVSYLFLKRKKSVDFKAVFQLRKYLKNNKIDIIHAHSSSFFIAVLAKITLPRVKIIWHDHYGISQDLTLRKSLSLKFGSVFFKGIISVNTALEKWAASYLFCPDIIFLPNFIEKSVILNEKISLFGSEGKRIICVANLRPQKNYELLLNVARSIKDKFPDWSFHLFGKDFKDLYADRLNKMVAEFKLQDTVFFYGAVKNVGSALEQCDIAVLPSFSEGLPLAVLEYGLYKLPAVATNVGEISKVITSEKEGQIIESNNSNQFIEAIQILIEQPNLRTEMGLNLNKRILSDYSEDAIIKEYIFWLQSSTNFVVKNTN; this is encoded by the coding sequence ATGAGAATTGTACAGCTTATAGACTCTTTAGAAACGGGTGGAGCAGAGAGAATGGCAGTAAATTATGCTAATGCTCTGGCTAAGAAAATTACTTTTTCGGGATTAATTGCAACCCGGAAAGAAGGGCTGCTTTTAAGTCAGATAGACGAAAAAGTGTCTTATTTATTTTTAAAGAGAAAAAAGAGTGTAGATTTTAAAGCTGTTTTTCAGCTGAGAAAGTATCTGAAGAATAATAAAATTGATATTATTCATGCGCATAGTTCTTCTTTTTTTATTGCTGTTTTAGCTAAAATAACGCTTCCGAGAGTAAAAATTATCTGGCACGATCATTATGGGATCTCACAGGATCTAACTTTAAGAAAGAGCTTAAGTCTTAAATTTGGCTCTGTTTTTTTTAAGGGTATTATTTCAGTGAATACCGCATTAGAAAAGTGGGCAGCATCATATTTGTTCTGTCCTGATATTATATTTCTTCCTAATTTTATTGAGAAGTCAGTAATTTTAAATGAAAAAATATCCTTATTTGGATCCGAGGGAAAGAGAATTATTTGTGTTGCGAACTTGCGTCCCCAAAAGAATTATGAATTACTGTTAAATGTAGCCCGTTCAATAAAAGATAAATTTCCGGACTGGAGTTTTCATCTGTTCGGCAAAGATTTTAAAGATTTATATGCGGACCGATTAAATAAAATGGTAGCCGAATTTAAACTTCAGGATACCGTCTTTTTTTACGGTGCTGTAAAAAATGTGGGCAGTGCTTTAGAACAATGTGATATTGCGGTCCTGCCTTCTTTTTCTGAAGGGCTTCCTTTAGCCGTTCTGGAATATGGATTGTACAAATTACCGGCTGTTGCAACAAATGTAGGCGAGATTTCCAAAGTGATTACTTCTGAAAAGGAAGGACAGATTATTGAATCTAATAATAGCAATCAATTTATCGAAGCCATTCAAATCTTGATAGAACAGCCAAATTTAAGAACAGAAATGGGGTTGAATTTGAATAAAAGAATCCTGTCAGATTACAGTGAAGATGCAATAATAAAAGAATATATTTTTTGGTTGCAATCTTCAACTAATTTTGTGGTGAAAAACACCAACTAA
- a CDS encoding glycosyltransferase family 4 protein: MNFTIITHVLHKKEETHLYGYGPYVWEMNIWFKYVDQVSIVAPLLKDKVGNIDLAYQHPELNFQEVPALALTTPVGILRSLLFLPLVSWRTYKAMQTADHIHLRCPGNMGLLGCLVQILFPNKTKTAKYAGNWDPKSKQPLAYRIQKYILSNTFLTKNMQVLVYGDWENQSKNIKPFFTATYSVSEKESIEKPSLDPVIELIFVGSLVKGKNPMYAIRLAEKLIKKGKNVVLNIYGEGVEKEILRDYIKVNQLENHVLLHGNQNQDIIKKAYKKSHFVVLPSKSEGWPKAIAEGMFWGCVPVATKVSCVPFMLDYGNRGILLDMDLEKDVIQLEEILENEKAFFSKSKLALEWSQNYTTTVFETEIKKILTE, encoded by the coding sequence ATGAATTTTACAATCATCACCCATGTTCTCCATAAAAAGGAAGAGACTCATTTGTACGGCTATGGGCCGTATGTCTGGGAGATGAATATCTGGTTTAAATATGTAGATCAGGTCAGTATTGTCGCTCCTTTACTTAAAGATAAAGTCGGCAACATTGATTTGGCTTATCAACACCCCGAGCTTAATTTTCAGGAAGTTCCTGCTTTGGCATTAACTACGCCTGTTGGTATTTTAAGGAGTCTTCTTTTTTTACCCTTGGTATCGTGGAGGACTTATAAAGCAATGCAAACTGCGGATCACATTCATTTGCGTTGTCCGGGAAATATGGGTTTGTTGGGATGTCTGGTGCAGATTTTATTTCCGAATAAAACAAAAACAGCCAAATATGCAGGTAATTGGGATCCAAAAAGCAAACAACCGTTGGCGTATCGGATACAAAAATATATTTTAAGCAATACTTTTTTGACCAAAAATATGCAGGTTTTGGTTTACGGAGATTGGGAAAACCAATCTAAAAATATAAAGCCCTTTTTTACAGCGACCTATTCAGTATCTGAGAAGGAAAGCATAGAAAAACCAAGCCTTGATCCGGTAATAGAATTGATTTTCGTCGGAAGCTTAGTTAAAGGTAAAAATCCGATGTACGCAATACGACTGGCAGAGAAACTGATTAAAAAAGGTAAAAACGTCGTTTTGAATATCTATGGAGAAGGAGTTGAAAAAGAGATTTTACGGGACTATATTAAAGTAAATCAATTAGAAAACCATGTTTTATTGCACGGTAACCAAAACCAGGATATCATAAAAAAAGCATATAAAAAAAGTCATTTTGTAGTACTGCCATCTAAAAGTGAAGGCTGGCCTAAAGCAATAGCCGAAGGTATGTTTTGGGGATGCGTACCTGTTGCAACCAAAGTTTCGTGCGTTCCTTTTATGCTCGATTATGGAAACAGAGGGATCTTGTTGGATATGGATTTAGAGAAAGATGTAATTCAACTGGAAGAAATACTGGAGAATGAAAAAGCTTTTTTTTCCAAAAGCAAGCTGGCACTGGAATGGTCACAGAATTATACAACAACTGTTTTTGAAACGGAGATTAAAAAGATACTCACAGAATGA